One Candidatus Binataceae bacterium DNA window includes the following coding sequences:
- a CDS encoding zinc ribbon domain-containing protein yields the protein MTCPACLQENEEWAKYCADCGRGLSGQLPAPSSFAMGVWSDRERQCANCAEMIPARTRFCARCGTTAGDASVSRATSPVVGALVTGVIAVTSLAATIFQHRPK from the coding sequence ATGACGTGCCCGGCATGCTTGCAGGAAAACGAAGAGTGGGCGAAGTATTGCGCCGACTGCGGCCGCGGGCTGAGCGGGCAACTGCCTGCGCCGTCAAGTTTCGCGATGGGCGTATGGTCGGATCGCGAGCGTCAATGCGCGAACTGCGCTGAGATGATTCCGGCGCGCACGCGCTTCTGCGCCCGATGCGGGACGACGGCAGGCGATGCGAGTGTCAGCCGCGCAACGAGTCCGGTGGTGGGCGCACTCGTCACCGGCGTAATCGCGGTAACCTCGTTGGCGGCCACGATCTTCCAACACCGCCCCAAATAG
- a CDS encoding 4-hydroxyphenylacetate 3-hydroxylase N-terminal domain-containing protein, which produces MGLRTPEQYKQSLRDGRAVFFRGEKVNDVTTHPVIGIAVEHACIDYRMTEDPAYRGLAVIKEGAGEYSRYFHLPRNGDDLRQRSELIAASTREGATLVVLIKEIGTDALLALHIIGERLAAAGHQQYRERIHNYYRQCRDNDLAIAVAQTDVKGDRSLGPTAQDHPDYYVRVVEERPGGVVVRGAKVHTSVSTNTNEVIVLPTRAMRAEDKPYAIAFAIPINTPGLKLIASPHGSAKKDPFEHPISARHKMMETLTVFDDVFVPNERIFLNGEIEFAGLLALTFVRFHRFTAVSYKLPLLELMAGAGAAIAEANGIARAGHVRDKLTHLAAYHTTVRGLIEHAAATCTIEDGLAVPNTLITNVAKYHFAHNYHQAVQIVQDLAGGILVTGPAAEDFTSEATRAYVTKYLGGAKGHDAENRVRLLNLIADLTASDYGGYQEVLAVHAEGGFEAEKLQAYREYDFKTVAAYARKLAGV; this is translated from the coding sequence ATGGGACTCAGAACGCCTGAGCAGTACAAACAGTCGTTGCGTGACGGCCGTGCGGTTTTTTTCCGCGGCGAAAAGGTCAACGACGTCACCACCCATCCGGTTATCGGCATCGCGGTGGAGCACGCCTGTATCGATTACCGGATGACCGAGGATCCGGCATATCGCGGCCTCGCGGTGATCAAGGAGGGCGCGGGTGAGTACAGCCGCTACTTCCATCTCCCGCGCAATGGCGACGATCTGCGTCAGCGCAGCGAGCTGATCGCGGCCTCGACGCGCGAGGGGGCGACGCTGGTGGTGTTGATCAAGGAGATCGGCACCGACGCGCTGCTGGCGCTGCATATTATCGGCGAGCGGTTGGCCGCGGCGGGTCATCAGCAATACCGCGAGCGCATCCACAATTATTATCGCCAATGCCGCGACAACGATCTCGCGATCGCGGTCGCGCAGACCGACGTCAAGGGCGATCGCTCGCTCGGACCCACCGCGCAGGATCATCCGGACTACTACGTGCGGGTGGTCGAGGAGCGGCCCGGCGGCGTCGTCGTGCGCGGCGCCAAGGTCCATACCTCGGTCTCGACCAACACCAACGAAGTCATCGTGCTGCCGACGCGCGCGATGCGCGCCGAGGACAAGCCCTACGCGATCGCCTTTGCCATTCCGATCAATACGCCGGGCCTCAAGCTCATCGCGAGCCCGCACGGCAGCGCGAAAAAAGATCCGTTCGAGCATCCGATCAGCGCGCGCCACAAGATGATGGAGACGCTGACGGTGTTCGACGACGTCTTCGTGCCCAACGAGCGGATTTTCCTGAACGGCGAGATCGAGTTCGCCGGCTTGCTGGCGCTGACCTTCGTCCGTTTCCATCGCTTCACCGCAGTCTCCTACAAGTTGCCGTTGCTCGAGCTGATGGCTGGGGCGGGAGCCGCGATCGCAGAGGCCAACGGGATCGCACGCGCGGGCCACGTGCGCGACAAGTTGACCCACCTGGCGGCGTATCACACGACGGTGCGCGGGCTGATCGAACACGCGGCGGCGACCTGCACGATTGAGGACGGTCTCGCGGTGCCCAACACGCTAATCACGAACGTCGCCAAGTATCATTTCGCCCACAATTATCATCAGGCGGTGCAGATAGTGCAGGATCTCGCCGGCGGCATCCTCGTGACGGGTCCGGCGGCGGAGGATTTTACCAGCGAGGCGACGCGCGCCTACGTGACGAAGTATCTGGGCGGCGCGAAAGGCCACGATGCCGAAAATCGCGTCCGCCTGTTGAACCTGATCGCCGATCTGACGGCCTCGGATTACGGCGGCTATCAGGAGGTGCTCGCGGTCCACGCCGAGGGCGGCTTCGAGGCGGAGAAGCTGCAGGCCTATCGCGAGTACGACTTCAAAACGGTCGCGGCCTATGCGCGAAAATTAGCCGGCGTGTAA